In Amycolatopsis methanolica 239, a single genomic region encodes these proteins:
- the dut gene encoding dUTP diphosphatase, whose amino-acid sequence MSPVQVLLTRLDPGVPIPSYARPGDAGADLVTTTDVVLAPGERVLVGTGVAIALPPGYAGFVHPRSGLAARTGLSVVNTPGTIDSGYRGEIKVCLVNHDRSEPIRLARGDRIAQLVVQRVETAEFVEVAELAATERGAGGYGSTGGHATLTGNPGEGTRE is encoded by the coding sequence GTGTCCCCCGTGCAGGTCCTGCTCACCCGGCTCGATCCGGGCGTCCCGATCCCGTCCTACGCAAGGCCCGGCGACGCCGGCGCCGACCTGGTGACCACCACCGACGTCGTGCTGGCGCCCGGCGAGCGGGTGCTGGTCGGCACCGGCGTGGCGATCGCGCTGCCGCCTGGCTACGCCGGGTTCGTGCACCCGCGCTCCGGCCTGGCCGCGCGCACCGGGCTGTCCGTCGTGAACACGCCGGGCACCATCGACTCGGGCTACCGCGGGGAGATCAAGGTGTGCCTGGTCAACCACGACCGCAGCGAGCCGATCCGGCTCGCGCGGGGGGACCGGATCGCGCAGCTGGTGGTCCAGCGCGTGGAGACGGCGGAGTTCGTGGAGGTCGCGGAGCTGGCGGCGACGGAACGCGGGGCGGGCGGGTACGGCTCGACCGGCGGGCATGCGACGCTGACCGGGAATCCCGGGGAAG
- a CDS encoding DUF3093 domain-containing protein, with amino-acid sequence MGEHASAAGAVGETTAGDGSTRYSERLYLSWWGWPLPLAGAALLAYEIHLGYPSVPLWLPFAVLMPLMVAWLVAMGRARIRVTGDELEVGDAHLPLRFVGEVEVIGKDRKRKAMGPELDPAAYVTHRGWVGSLLRVHLTDPADPTPYWVFSTRRPEALAELLRSGK; translated from the coding sequence ATGGGTGAGCACGCGAGCGCGGCCGGTGCGGTGGGCGAGACGACTGCGGGAGACGGCAGCACGCGGTATTCCGAACGGCTGTACCTGTCGTGGTGGGGCTGGCCGCTGCCGCTGGCGGGCGCGGCGCTGCTGGCCTACGAGATCCACCTCGGCTACCCCTCGGTGCCGCTGTGGCTGCCGTTCGCGGTGCTGATGCCGCTGATGGTGGCGTGGCTGGTGGCCATGGGCCGGGCCCGGATCCGGGTGACCGGCGACGAGCTCGAAGTCGGTGACGCTCATCTGCCGTTGCGGTTCGTGGGTGAGGTCGAGGTCATCGGTAAGGACCGGAAGCGGAAGGCGATGGGACCGGAACTCGACCCCGCCGCATACGTGACGCATCGCGGCTGGGTCGGTTCGCTGCTGCGCGTGCACCTGACCGACCCCGCGGACCCGACCCCCTACTGGGTGTTCAGTACCCGCAGGCCGGAGGCCCTGGCCGAGCTGCTCCGCTCAGGGAAGTAG
- a CDS encoding DUF4193 domain-containing protein — protein sequence MATDYDAPRRSEADELAEDSLEELKARRNETQSGVVDVDEDASAENFELPGADLSGLSGEDLTVKVVPKQADEFTCSVCFLVHHRSRLAEEHNGQMICRDCA from the coding sequence ATGGCGACCGACTACGACGCTCCGCGCCGCAGCGAAGCCGACGAGCTCGCCGAGGACTCGTTGGAGGAGCTGAAGGCTCGCCGGAACGAGACGCAGTCCGGCGTGGTGGACGTGGACGAGGACGCGAGCGCGGAGAACTTCGAGCTTCCGGGCGCGGACCTGTCCGGGCTGTCGGGTGAGGACCTGACGGTGAAGGTGGTGCCGAAGCAGGCTGACGAGTTCACCTGCTCCGTGTGCTTCCTGGTGCACCACCGGAGCAGGCTGGCGGAGGAGCACAACGGGCAGATGATCTGCCGCGACTGCGCGTGA